One part of the Salinivirga cyanobacteriivorans genome encodes these proteins:
- a CDS encoding TonB-dependent receptor, producing MLRKILYVVLALISASALYAQSGSIKGTVTDAEKNEPVPFANVVVERNGNQITGTITDVNGNYTLKPVPAGRFTVLVSSVGYQKKQINGVLVNADKIRFLDIEMASTSVKLDEIEVVEYKVPLIDKDNTQTGGTVTSEDIEKMSGRSAESVAATVGGVYQEDGEVKSVRGAREEATTYYIDGIKVRGSKGLPKSAIEEVSVVTGGLAAKYGDATGGIISITTKGPSRQFFGSAELMTSVDGYFDNLAAVSLSGPLFSVKTTDPNDPTKVIKNTIAGYFLSAEATYTKDSRPFATDIWKVKDEVIDDLVQNPIVPDPYSPSTILSAQYLDKGDFEKIDAKENADNWGGNFSGKIDIKPFDGANITLGGNLTYNESNAFVRSYQFMNSDQNPQTHDLTWRAFGRYTQRFKSTEASEDQKASLIKNAYFTAQVDWTQQTGGLEHAEYGDDLFKYGYYGEYQIRSINSYQYGHDTASNYTGYIHDGFIETLDTVLSTPINEAAGRYNELYYENYNSANNIIPGYPTTTDLLLGGGYLNGDGFSGIQLPELGSIAVPGAVYNDYYKYDQRQLRATISGAADIGNHEISVGGEFEMRFDRQYRVSPTGLWSLARGYMNDHISELDLNNPEPGYVTDANGNIIYDPYGNPVFNDTVNYPRLLSTDNQYLFDLKFRQANSLEDTEWVNIDGYDPEDMDIAYFSADELYNNGNSLVSYYGYNHKGEQIDPDVSFNDFFTDYYIDEVGNRRYKREIPVYQPIYAAAYIQDKFAFKDLVFNVGLRLDYYDLNQKVLEDKFTFFEAYQVGDAGVDQDIASAIPGNIPDGATIYVQDYDAEAGNMKLNGFRDGETWYTATGEITNSPGVIEGGKGIQPYLKNPAGDTVGSPGYLNSFTDYNPQFVPMPRVSFSFPISDEALFFAHYDILTKRPSDGYARLSYINYLTIFSQSGSVLSNPDLRPEKTIDYELGFQQKLGKTSSLKISAFYREMRDMIQVRAVEGAFPVDYLTYDNLDFGTVKGFTTTFDLRRTNNVSLRASYTLQFAKGTGSDPTTALALVQAGQPNLRTIKPLDFDQTHAFVFTLDYRFSDGDNYNGPKLFGQDILANAGVNIVLNTGSGTPYSLRNVASGTLIGRINGSRMPWMTTMNMRVDKDFRIKLNKGEEDNNKHININVYADISNVLNTMNVTGVYSKTGNPDDNGYLTYAGNQSEIESRVSPDSFRNYYRLYMDNPYNYNMPRRFRVGVMVSF from the coding sequence ATGTTAAGAAAGATACTCTATGTAGTTCTTGCTCTGATTTCTGCGAGCGCTCTTTATGCCCAGTCCGGGTCGATTAAGGGTACTGTAACCGATGCAGAGAAAAATGAGCCGGTTCCCTTTGCCAATGTGGTGGTTGAAAGAAACGGGAACCAAATTACGGGTACCATTACTGACGTAAACGGGAATTATACTTTGAAACCAGTTCCGGCTGGGCGTTTTACGGTATTGGTTTCCTCAGTTGGTTACCAGAAAAAACAGATCAATGGTGTATTGGTTAATGCCGATAAAATACGCTTTCTCGATATTGAGATGGCTTCAACATCGGTAAAACTAGACGAAATTGAAGTTGTCGAATATAAGGTACCCTTGATTGATAAGGATAATACCCAAACTGGTGGAACTGTAACTTCAGAAGACATTGAAAAAATGTCGGGGCGTTCTGCCGAATCAGTTGCAGCAACTGTTGGAGGTGTTTACCAGGAAGATGGTGAAGTAAAATCAGTTCGAGGTGCTCGTGAAGAAGCCACAACCTATTACATTGACGGTATTAAAGTCCGCGGGTCAAAAGGTCTTCCAAAATCAGCTATTGAAGAGGTTTCCGTTGTAACAGGTGGTTTAGCCGCCAAATATGGTGATGCTACAGGAGGTATCATTAGTATTACAACAAAGGGGCCATCACGCCAGTTTTTTGGTAGCGCTGAATTAATGACCTCTGTTGACGGTTATTTTGATAACCTCGCTGCTGTTAGTCTTTCCGGACCATTATTTTCCGTTAAAACAACAGACCCTAATGATCCTACAAAGGTTATTAAAAATACAATAGCAGGATATTTTCTCTCTGCTGAAGCTACATATACCAAAGACAGCAGACCTTTTGCAACAGACATATGGAAAGTTAAAGATGAAGTGATTGATGATTTGGTTCAAAATCCTATTGTACCAGATCCATATTCACCATCTACAATATTATCTGCACAATATCTTGACAAAGGCGATTTTGAAAAGATTGATGCCAAAGAGAATGCAGACAACTGGGGCGGTAACTTTTCGGGTAAAATTGATATTAAACCATTTGATGGTGCTAATATTACCCTTGGAGGAAACCTTACCTATAATGAAAGTAATGCCTTTGTTAGGTCTTATCAATTTATGAATTCAGATCAAAACCCACAAACTCATGACCTGACCTGGAGGGCATTTGGTCGCTATACACAGCGGTTTAAAAGCACAGAAGCTTCTGAAGACCAAAAGGCATCATTAATAAAGAATGCTTATTTTACAGCACAAGTCGACTGGACGCAACAAACAGGAGGCTTAGAACATGCTGAATATGGTGATGACCTTTTTAAGTATGGTTATTATGGTGAGTACCAAATCCGCTCCATTAACTCTTATCAGTATGGTCACGATACAGCTTCTAATTATACTGGTTATATACATGATGGTTTCATCGAAACACTCGATACCGTTTTATCAACTCCTATTAATGAAGCAGCGGGCCGATATAATGAGCTCTATTACGAAAACTATAACTCTGCTAATAATATTATTCCAGGTTATCCAACCACTACAGATCTTCTTTTAGGTGGAGGTTATCTCAATGGAGATGGTTTCTCTGGTATTCAATTACCTGAACTTGGTTCAATTGCTGTACCCGGAGCAGTTTATAATGACTATTATAAATATGACCAAAGGCAGCTTAGGGCAACAATTTCAGGTGCTGCAGATATTGGAAACCATGAGATTAGCGTTGGTGGTGAATTTGAAATGAGGTTCGACAGGCAATATCGTGTTTCACCAACAGGACTATGGTCGCTTGCTCGCGGTTATATGAATGACCATATTTCAGAGCTGGACCTGAATAATCCTGAACCCGGCTATGTTACAGATGCAAATGGCAACATAATTTATGATCCATATGGAAACCCGGTTTTTAATGATACTGTGAACTATCCGCGCTTATTATCAACTGATAACCAGTATCTGTTCGACCTGAAATTCAGACAGGCAAACAGTCTTGAAGACACAGAATGGGTTAACATTGATGGATATGATCCTGAAGATATGGATATCGCCTATTTTAGTGCCGATGAGTTATATAATAATGGTAATAGCCTCGTTTCTTATTATGGATATAATCATAAGGGAGAACAAATTGATCCCGATGTATCATTTAATGATTTCTTTACAGACTATTATATTGACGAGGTTGGCAACAGAAGATACAAAAGAGAAATTCCTGTATATCAACCAATTTATGCAGCTGCATATATTCAGGATAAATTTGCCTTTAAAGACTTAGTATTTAATGTAGGTCTAAGACTCGATTATTATGATCTAAACCAGAAAGTGTTAGAGGATAAATTTACATTTTTCGAAGCCTATCAGGTTGGAGATGCAGGTGTAGATCAGGATATTGCATCTGCTATTCCGGGTAATATTCCAGATGGAGCTACGATTTATGTGCAGGACTATGATGCTGAAGCAGGCAACATGAAATTAAATGGATTTAGAGATGGAGAAACATGGTATACCGCAACTGGAGAAATTACTAACTCCCCAGGTGTCATAGAAGGTGGAAAAGGTATTCAACCTTATCTTAAAAATCCTGCAGGTGATACCGTTGGAAGCCCCGGTTACCTGAACTCTTTTACAGATTATAACCCACAGTTTGTTCCAATGCCAAGGGTTTCGTTTTCATTTCCAATTTCCGATGAGGCATTATTTTTTGCACATTATGACATTTTGACCAAAAGACCAAGTGATGGTTATGCACGGTTGAGTTACATTAACTACCTCACAATTTTTTCTCAAAGTGGTTCAGTATTAAGTAATCCTGACCTGCGACCAGAGAAAACCATCGATTATGAGTTAGGTTTCCAACAAAAATTAGGAAAAACCAGCTCGTTAAAAATTTCAGCCTTTTATCGTGAGATGAGGGATATGATCCAGGTGAGAGCAGTTGAGGGTGCTTTCCCGGTTGATTATTTAACTTATGACAACCTTGACTTTGGTACAGTAAAAGGTTTTACTACAACATTTGATTTAAGAAGAACCAATAATGTATCGCTGAGAGCATCATATACTTTACAGTTTGCCAAAGGTACAGGTAGCGATCCAACAACCGCCCTGGCTCTGGTACAGGCAGGTCAACCTAACCTTCGTACCATAAAACCTTTGGATTTTGACCAAACGCACGCTTTCGTTTTCACATTAGATTATAGATTCTCTGATGGAGATAACTATAATGGACCTAAGCTATTCGGTCAGGATATTTTGGCCAATGCTGGTGTTAATATTGTACTTAACACAGGTTCTGGAACACCCTATAGTTTAAGAAATGTTGCAAGCGGAACACTTATCGGACGTATTAACGGTTCAAGAATGCCATGGATGACCACCATGAATATGCGTGTTGATAAGGACTTTAGAATAAAATTGAATAAAGGAGAAGAGGATAATAATAAGCATATCAACATCAATGTTTATGCTGATATCAGTAATGTTTTAAATACTATGAATGTTACAGGAGTTTACTCAAAAACCGGAAACCCTGATGACAACGGATATTTAACGTATGCTGGTAATCAGAGTGAAATAGAATCAAGGGTTAGTCCGGATTCTTTCAGAAACTATTATAGATTATATATGGACAATCCATATAATTATAATATGCCCCGCAGATTTAGAGTTGGTGTAATGGTAAGCTTCTAA